From Theileria annulata chromosome 1, complete sequence, *** SEQUENCING IN PROGRESS ***, one genomic window encodes:
- a CDS encoding vacuolar sorting protein 35, which yields MLSDSVVGLVDNYRPMDQGKMLEEAIFFVKEQSYYMKKAIEMEDVSNSLKHGSNIISELRTSSLSPIHYYELYMKVFNELEYLADFIGDHAKKTNIIPELYVSVQQATFILPRLYLLVMVGAHYIKSKKVTAKEILDDITELCKGIQHPMRGLFLRYYLVQICKDKLPDSDPDNENGFIDSFDFLMNNFCESIRLWIRLNTAGNDKKKLDKERLELGLLVGANLVRITQLEGVDINFYSSTALPRILSEIKSIDDNVAQKYLLDCLIQAFSDEFHIQTIDDILSACVSSVKSGNFTNDITINNINFCTYYHVDGGISILMTMMNRLSVFLTSNPESLPEGVDIFSTFQKHLSTINVVYNLSVQGNQEPEGPQVGIKGYLDLQAAFLEFITTLYPGTVEHVEFVLNKVVEVLSNILGDVVIEGPAANSIVKLLTVPIKALSLKALELSYNEKLISFLSWEMRKEMSYNLIDELVTTNILMDELSSFEIFFNLVSPLFLPFDEEKGEYISDHLLEKIKLEQYQICKLIQAIKCSDVCDQFSIYKDLTERILKSGSLRMKHTLPCLVNCSLSLLFSSSNREFSQTQSTQFQTPNVQFKNMKISFNHDFSMEILKYIHHLMELLQPISPKKTLKLLMLVSISVDEFARSSIGVFGENTKFMTDMKMMCLDFLMKACNCYEDEISGGENQVYCIKYMCSAVSSRITILDSEDYLNVAMLLAKYALNLIRLTQRCEVLCCASHLFNSPQYYNEQRLVWCLEKCVTLVETLDFYTPSKLVESLMFPLETSKYFKLKNTTKLVQNKLDKLSQLLPKDEMKKYEEKVKALQEYTNLLTK from the exons atGTTATCGGACTCCGTTGTTGGTCTGGTTGATAATTATCGACCAATGGATCAGGGTAAAATGCTCGAGGAAGCTATTTTCTTCGTGAAAGAACAATCTTATTATATGAAAAAGGCCATT GAGATGGAAGATGTAAGTAATTCCTTGAAACATGGCTCGAATATAATTTCTGAGCTGAGAACTTCGTCACTTTCACCAATACATTACTACGAACTGTATATGAAGGTTTTCAATGAGCTCGAATACCTCGCAGATTTTATCGGAGATCACGCCAAGAAAACGAATATTATACCGGAATTATATGTCTCTGTTCAGCAGGCAACATTTATATTGCCGAGACTTTATTTACTAGTTATGGTAGGAGCACATTACATTAAAAGTAAGAAAGTTACCGCTAAGGAAATTTTGGATGATATTACTGAACTTTGTAAAGGAATCCAACACCCAATGCGTGGGTTATTCCTAAGGTATTACCTAGTTCAAATCTGTAAGGATAAGCTGCCAGACTCAGATCCCGATAATGAAAATGGATTTATAGACTCATTCGActttttaatgaataacTTCTGCGAGTCGATAAGACTTTGGATTAGGTTAAACACGGCAGGAAATGATAAGAAAAAGCTTGATAAGGAAAGGTTAGAATTAGGACTTTTAGTAGGAGCGAATCTAGTTAGAATAACTCAACTTGAAGGCGTTGATATTAACTTCTACTCATCAACTGCACTTCCCAGAATTCTCTCGGAAATCAAATCTATCGATGATAATGTCGCCCAGAAATATTTATTGGATTGCTTAATTCAGGCCTTTAGTGATGAATTCCATATACAAACTATTGATGACATTTTATCAGCTTGTGTATCCTCAGTAAAGTCAGGTAATTTTACGAATGACATaactattaataatataaatt TTTGTACATATTATCATGTAGATGGAGGTATCTCGATATTGATGACCATGATGAATCGTCTGTCAGTGTTTCTGACATCAAACCCTGAG TCACTACCTGAAGGAGttgatattttttcaaCGTTCCAAAAGCATTTGTCAACAATTAACGTGGTGTACAACTTGAGCGTACAAGGTAATCAGGAACCAGAAGGGCCTCAAGTTGGAATAAAGGGTTATTTAGACCTACAAGCAGCTTTTCTAGAATTTATAACCACACTTTATCCAGGCACAGTTGAGCATGTAGAGTTCGTGCTAAATAAGGTTGTAGAAGTCCTTTCGAACATTTTGGGAGACGTCGTGATTGAAGGCCCAGCGGCAAACAGTATAGTAAAGTTGCTCACAGTGCCAATAAAAGCATTGTCACTGAAGGCCTTGGAGCTTAGTTATAATGAGAAGCTGATATCATTTTTGAGCTGGGAAATGAGGAAGGAAATGTCATATAACCTGATAGACGAATTGGTTACgacaaatattttaatggaTGAGTTGTCAAGTTTTGAGATCTTTTTCAATCTAGTCTCTCCTTTGTTTCTTCCATTTGATGAAGAAAAGGGTGAGTATATTTCTGACCATCTTctagaaaaaattaaacttgAGCAATAccaaatttgtaaattaatcCAAGCCATCAag TGTTCGGATGTGTGTGATCAATTTTCGATATATAAAGATTTGACTGAAAGGATATTAAAGAGTGGAAGTCTCCGCATGAAACATACGTTACCTTGTTTGGTAAACTGTAGTTTAAGTTTACTCTTTTCATCATCAAATCGAGAATTCAGTCAAACTCAAAGCACACAATTTCAGACTCCAAACGTACAGTTTAAGAACATGAAAATATCATTTAACCACGATTTCTCAATGGAAATACTCAAATATATACATCATCTAATGGAATTATTACAACCCATATCACCCAAG AAAACATTGAAACTACTAATGCTTGTGAGTATTAGTGTTGATGAATTTGCCAGATCATCAATTGGAGTTTTCGGCGAGAATACAAAGTTCATGACCGATATGAAGATGATGTGTTTGGACTTTCTAATGAAGGCATGTAACTGTTACGAGGACGAGATATCGGGAGGAGAAAATCAAGTTTACTGCATAAAGTACATGTGCTCTGCAGTGTCAAGCAGAATAACAATACTCGACAGCGAGGATTACCTTAACGTGGCAATGCTCCTGGCAAAGTATGCACTGAACCTGATCAGACTCACGCAAAGGTGTGAAGTGCTTTGTTGCGCATCACATTTGTTCAACTCTCCACAGTACTACAATGAACAGAGGCTCGTCTGGTGCCTTGAAAAGTGCGTAACCTTGGTGGAAACTCTAGACTTTTACACACCTTCTAAGCTGGTAGAGTCACTAATGTTCCCGCTGGAGACCTCGAAATATTTCAAGCTTAAAAACACAACAAAACTAGTACAAAACAAACTTGACAAACTTTCACAATTACTACCCAAAG ATGAgatgaaaaaatatgaagaaAAGGTTAAAGCTCTCCAAGAATATACTAATCTTTTaaccaaataa
- a CDS encoding uncharacterized protein (Tap349e08.q2ks7.cand.50 - score = 27.17), which yields MEVSGVGSGILFENYYSNLFKSRWENLYKSLKNPVKNIALIPPFYSDIPLQNEFNHSNLNSTDYNNLDSMNDNLTDCAEDLTEIPDDAYVYKPTILPWCYEVTLKALVDPKEHDKLVFNKNIFDANGYVSRLIDHIYYLDGASAFAAFCLEAKPGDKVLDMCSSPGGKMIILASNLFHNTINGISGLTNGIKGSNMTTTELIDEIKNRMNESKMNSNSSETLLVCNEPVKSRYKRLIETSKRLIPDKFISGKHIQFVNYDATDPNKFQRFGKFDKILIDAPCSSERHLINKNLSWSFKNIKENSKRQLKLLQTAISLLKSGGTILYCTCALDPIENELVINTILKNYDDIKHVQINYNDLINNININNLKIMESTDYNKFKPEKRTHGCSIMPDKSEFGPLYIAKLQKL from the exons atGGAAGTTTCCGGAGTTGGTTCTGGAATTctatttgaaaattactattcaaatttattcaagAGTAGGTGGGAAAACCTATACAAATCACTAAAGAATCCTGTAAAAAATATCGCACTAATTCCTCCATTTTACTCTGATATTCCTCTCCAGAACGAGTTTAATCATTCCAACCTCAATTCAACAGactataataatttggattctatgaatgataatttaactGATTGTGCTGAAGATCTTACTGAAATACCAGATGACGCTTATGTTTATAAACCAACAATATTACCTTGGTGTTATGAAGTTACATTAAAGGCCCTAGTTGACCCAAAGGAGCATGataaattagtatttaATAAGAATATTTTCGACGCGAACGGATACGTTTCAAGGTTAATTGACCACATTTATTACCTAG ATGGTGCATCAGCGTTTGCAGCTTTTTGTCTAGAGGCAAAGCCTGGAGATAAAGTGTTAGATATGTGTTCTTCACCTGGTGGGAAAATGATAATCTTAGCCTCTAACTTGTTTcataatactattaatgGGATTTCTGGATTAACTAATGGAATTAAAGGCTCAAACATGACAACGACGGAATTAATAGATGAAATAAAGAATCGAATGAATGAGAGTAAAATGAACTCAAATAGTTCTGAAACCTTATTAGTATGTAACGAGCCAGTAAAATCAAGGTATAAAAGGTTAATAGAAACGTCAAAACGACTAATTCCTGATAAGTTTATCTCAGGAAAGCATATtcaatttgtaaattatgaCGCTACAGACCCTAACAAATTTCAAAGATTTGGTAAATTTGATAAGATTTTAATTGACGCGCCTTGTTCTTCAGAACGccatttaataaataaaaactTATCTTGGAGttttaagaatattaaagaaAACTCTAAAAGACAATTAAAATTGCTTCAAACTGCAATTTCACTACTAAAATCAGGTGgtacaattttatattgtaCTTGCGCTTTAGATCCCATCGAAAATGAATTG gtaataaatacaatattaaaaaattatgatGACATAAAGCATgttcaaattaattataatgatttgattaacaatattaatattaataatttgaaaattatggAAAGTACGGATTATAACAAGTTTAAGCCAGAGAAAAGAACTCACGGATGTTCAATAATGCCAGATAAATCAGAATTTGGACCTTTATACATTgcaaaattacaaaaactataa
- a CDS encoding uncharacterized protein (Tap349e08.q2ks7.cand.51 - score = 37.99;~4 probable transmembrane helices predicted for TA05690 by TMHMM2.0 at aa 26-48, 61-83, 98-116 and 168-190) produces the protein MAKTLSWDDVKWRSSIRVFSSILKYHISLTLSLSIFNLVLFNIFRFLISSNKSPIINLWNSFFNLFPSFFFLLLSLCFRHISFKGSFVRSMYLDFCSFISNFLMVFAIILTANTLIKIKITEPRLFFVLLGCFLNYLKVRKQNTDVCKVLDKQNITTVHLGSFFFQGFFNSLLSYFITLLFFSFLNILYFLSSFLSSSFPNVEAYKYRNFLTHFCYDVNALLSKLPYTTNYYHFSFNFIEGLELFLAQVWILSLSDYYLDKMNLESTHMDYYIMNYIDEMPIHNVSNINDEMLYARAAYNYTKGVSYTLNNMNMKYVSNPISFKYQNDWTLNGHRQSYHPFERVPNSSFFQKSTPNNTYTLEAKKDRYQLDPVVYKMLMDKTKNFWSNYVQSCLETMDESSQNLHHLIDYPFSREHKINILENNMHQFNLHQHQMGFYTSFQSFLLYLASYFKFFHPSKSLSNNLVNMLLLCIVYLRGITSWLCIANMIGHSQDSVKIVAKDVIVQSLRIHRALSNLNLTTIPSNIKSYIETLNNDINTTLKRLAVYTETLIYSKFDTNFDTYRLMEHLYNNRKLST, from the exons ATGGCAAAGACGCTTTCATGGGACGACGTCAAGTGGAGATCTTCCATACGAGTTTTCTCctcaattttaaaatatcacATCTCGTTAACATTATCTctatcaatttttaatcttGTTTTGTTTAACATCTTCAGATTCCTCATTTCATcaaata aatctcctataattaatttatggAACTCATTCTTCAATTTATTCCCGTCGTTCTTCTTTCTACTTCTATCTCTCTGTTTCAGACACATCTCATTCAAAG GCTCTTTTGTTCGTTCAATGTATTTGGATTTTTGTTCATTCATTTCAAATTTCTTAATGGTTTTCGCAATCATTTTAACCGCAAACACCTtgattaaaatcaaaatcaCAGAACCAAGACTTTTCTTTGTACTTTTAGGATG TTTTCTCAATTATTTGAAAGTTCGGAAACAAAACACAGATGTGTGTAAAGTTTTGGATAAACAGAATATAACCACCGTGCATCTGGGTTCCTTTTTTTTCCAA GGCTTTTTCAACTCGCTACTATCATATTTTATCACGCTActatttttttcatttttgaatattttgtattttttatcctCATTTTTAAGCTCGTCGTTCCCCAACGTCGAGGCCTACAAGTACAGGAACTTCCTCACACACTTCTGCTACGATGTTAACGCACTCTTATCTAAACTTCCATACACCACCAACTACTACCACTTCTCATTCAA CTTCATTGAGGGTTTGGAGTTGTTTTTGGCGCAGGTGTGGATTTTATCACTATCAGACTACTATTTGGATAAAATGAACCTCGAATCGACACATATG GATTATTATATCATGAATTACATTGATGAAATGCCCATACACAATGTGTCCAACATTAACGATGAA ATGTTATATGCTAGAGCTGCATATAATTACACTAAAGGAGTTTCATATACACTCAATAACATGAATATGAAGTATGTGTCGAATCCAATATCGTTCAAGTACCAGAATGATTGGACACTTAACGGTCACAGACAGAGTTATCATCCTTTTGAAAGAGTTCCTAACTCAAGCTTCTTTCAAAAGTCAACGCCAAACAACACGTACACACTAGAGGCTAAGAAAGATAGGTACCAACTTGACCCAGTTGtgtataaaatgttaatgGACAAGACAAAGAACTTTTGGTCAAATTACGTGCAATCATGCCTAGAAACAATGGATGAAAGTAGCCAAAACCTGCACCACCTAATAGATTACCCGTTTTCCAGAGAACATAAGATTAATATTCTGGAAAACAACATGCACCAGTTTAATCTGCACCAACATCAAATGGGTTTTTACACCTCTTTCCAATCATTTCTATTATATCTGGCTTCATATTTCAAGTTCTTTCATCCCTCAAAATCCCTTTCAAACAAC TTGGTGAATATGTTGTTGCTGTgtatagtatatttaaGAGGAATAACGTCGTGGTTATGTATCGCAAACATGATTGGCCATAGTCAAGACAGTGTCAAGATTGTGGCGAAGGATGTTATAGTCCAATCA TTGAGGATCCACAGGGCACTTTCTAACTTAAACCTAACAACGATACCTTCGAACATCAAGAGTTACATCGAAACACTCAATAACG ATATTAATACTACGTTGAAGAGACTTGCAGTTTACACCGAAACTCTTATCTACTCAAAGTTCGATACCAACTTTGATACCTATAGACTCATGGAACATCTCTACAACAATCGCAAATTATCAACATAa
- a CDS encoding actin, putative (Tap349e08.q2ks7.cand.49 - score = 24.27) — protein MADDQCVVIDNGSFSLKIGLSGSYSPSFIVRSVVGNPRPKFKQNFTEEFYYSEDVYSSLEFMSLDHLIDHGHISDFDKMEGLWQYCFSKLEVHSDCRPVLLTEAPFTSPKHRIKSSEIFFERFNIDDLNISVAGLLSMYGLGKLTGTVVEIGDGVTQVLPVIEGYSERSSIKRVDFGGIELTMYLQKMLCTRGYCLTSRPDFELVRELKEKFSFCSLDPFTDENRSDLVEVYELPDGNVLRDGETNEIDLSLERFYVCEPLFNPSIVNSDAPSIVNTVWNAITSSPIQDRTTLTNSIFVCGGTSLFPNFEKRLQMELQDIAPPGGRSKVRVTAPQDRHTLAWRGGSILSEPKLKDISANMWVSREEWDESGPEIIMRKFGLDN, from the coding sequence ATGGCGGACGACCAATGTGTAGTGATAGATAACGGTTCGTTTTCACTTAAAATAGGCTTATCTGGGAGTTATAGCCCATCATTCATAGTCCGCTCAGTTGTAGGAAACCCAAGACCAAAATTTAAGCAAAACTTTACGGAAGAGTTTTACTACTCCGAAGATGTGTATTCTAGCCTTGAGTTTATGTCTCTGGATCACTTGATTGATCATGGACACATATCAGACTTTGATAAGATGGAAGGACTCTGGCAATACTGTTTCTCTAAACTTGAAGTTCATTCAGACTGTAGACCAGTACTGTTAACAGAGGCACCATTTACGAGTCCTAAACATAGAATAAAGTCGTCTGAAATCTTCTTTGAACGTTTTAACATTGACGATTTGAACATCTCAGTGGCAGGCTTACTTTCAATGTACGGCCTGGGAAAGTTAACTGGCACAGTGGTGGAAATCGGTGACGGTGTAACTCAGGTTTTACCAGTAATTGAAGGGTATTCAGAACGTTCATCCATTAAGAGGGTGGATTTCGGAGGGATCGAACTTACAATGTACTTACAAAAAATGTTATGTACCAGAGGATACTGTTTAACTTCAAGGCCAGACTTTGAACTTGTGCGTGAACTTAAGGAAAAGTTTTCTTTTTGCTCATTGGACCCTTTTACTGATGAGAATAGAAGTGATTTGGTTGAAGTATATGAATTACCTGATGGAAACGTATTAAGGGACGGGGAAACTAATGAAATAGATTTATCATTGGAGAGATTTTACGTTTGTGAACCTCTTTTCAACCCCTCGATAGTTAATAGTGATGCTCCAAGCATTGTTAATACTGTTTGGAACGCTATTACTTCCAGTCCAATTCAAGACCGTACTACACTGACTAATAGCATATTTGTTTGCGGCGGTACAAGTTTATTTCCAAACTTTGAGAAGAGGCTTCAGATGGAGTTACAGGACATTGCTCCTCCAGGCGGTAGGAGTAAAGTAAGAGTCACTGCTCCTCAGGACAGACATACACTAGCTTGGCGAGGCGGTTCGATCCTCTCCGAACCAAAGCTCAAGGACATTAGTGCTAACATGTGGGTTTCAAGGGAAGAATGGGACGAATCTGGTCCTGAAATTATAATGCGCAAGTTTGGTCTTGATAATTAA
- a CDS encoding ribosomal protein L11, putative (Tap349e08.q2ks7.C.cand.75 - score = 13.36) gives MQIGRFRLIVPAAVAKPSPSIGQTLGPLGINMADFCKKFNERTKTIRPNVPVQVLITTHHDNSYKFSLRTPSSQWFLRRIARVPMGSSKPKHEIVGNVTLKEVYHIAKCKCMDPQLIGTPLYVICKRIIGTANAMGIKVTRELLPEFKKRDYVPVSKLDQMKKDIKMQRRSAKRMKS, from the exons ATGCAAATTGGAAGATTCAGGTTAATTGTACCTGCAGCTGTGGCAAAGCCTTCGCCATCTATAGGTCAAACTTTGGGTCCATTAGGCATAAATATGGCTGActtttgtaaaaaattcaaTGAGAGAACCAAGACAATTAGGCCAAATGTGCCAGTTCAGGTTCTCATAACAACACATCACGACAA TTCGTATAAATTTTCACTGAGGACGCCGAGCTCTCAGTGGTTTCTGAGAAGAATCGCAAGAGTTCCCATGGGAAGTTCTAAGCCTAAGCATGAAATTGTTGGAAATGTAACCCTTAAAGAg GTTTATCACATTGCGAAATGTAAATGTATGGATCCTCAGCTAATTGGAACTCCTCTTTATGTAATTTGTAAGCGAATTATCGGGACTGCAAACGCCATGGGTATTAAGGTTACTAGGGAACTTTTACCTGAATTTAAGAAACGAGATTATGTTCCAGTTTCTAAACTAGATCAAATGAAAAAGGATATTAAAATGCAACGCCGCTCTGCCAAACGTATGAAATCATAA
- a CDS encoding uncharacterized protein (Tap349e08.q2ks7.C.cand.74 - score = 35.57), with amino-acid sequence MEPGKDDPELSRPIKKSRRSLSELNAHTKDHSTSNSSSHKSKNITQSISLYDLEGVRKCDKQSIVRLRKSLGIVNGVSTEVKMPLVPYRSTLSRLEKRKKVKELTEDDYVACMENIIERDYFPDLLKYRYLKAISDAENAGNKRLAKKLTRELEMIKSGQLNNNVYLKTLADENIMVNLGKDGLKLDEFNRIFSSEDNRSFDRLMEKDIESKINKTKWIEDSEYKHNLAISDIQKKTNLGIRAHYTHHNRFEARNSLYFTPEQSIPDQKPCEIMSQNTNLNIDEKELERMKEMHVKKIEENKQRMADEKLSELIAAEGVSKNKELLKNSKYGNSYVFTPKIIAGESEPIFTWGTISSIESIPPTPIVGSDNKSGPDDLTSSDTVKNIIKSDKSLKDGKEFNMPKPLDREEIANKLYKKLKTPKTPMTPGTPFTPRTPLIVQRLIAKHTKNVDVQLRDAYSIRKYKSSKASSISSHK; translated from the coding sequence ATGGAGCCTGGTAAAGATGATCCTGAGCTCTCTCGTCCTATCAAAAAAAGTAGAAGGAGTTTATCTGAATTAAATGCCCATACTAAGGACCATTCTACATCTAATTCATCATCTCATAAGTCCAAAAATATAACTCAATCTATATCTTTATACGATTTAGAAGGAGTCAGAAAATGTGATAAACAAAGCATTGTTAGGTTGAGAAAATCACTTGGAATAGTTAATGGAGTCTCAACAGAGGTTAAAATGCCCCTTGTACCATATAGATCAACACTAAGTAGACTTGAAAAGCGTAAAAAGGTGAAGGAACTAACAGAGGATGACTACGTAGCATGTATggaaaatataatagaacGAGACTACTTTCCTGATTTACTCAAATATAGATATTTGAAAGCAATTTCTGATGCTGAAAATGCAGGAAATAAAAGATTAGCAAAGAAACTAACCAGAGAGCTGGAGATGATAAAATCAGGCCAACTAAACAATAATGTGTACCTTAAAACTTTGGCGGATGAGAATATAATGGTGAATTTGGGTAAAGATGGACTTAAATTGGATGAGTTTAACAGGATTTTTTCATCAGAAGATAACCGAAGTTTTGACAGGCTGATGGAAAAGGATATCGAGTCTAAGATAAACAAGACGAAGTGGATAGAAGATTCTGAATATAAGCATAATTTAGCAATTTCTGATATTCAGAAGAAGACTAATTTGGGAATAAGAGCACATTACACACACCATAACAGATTTGAGGCAAGAAATTCACTATATTTCACTCCGGAACAGAGCATCCCAGATCAAAAACCATGTGAAATAATGAGTCAAAACACCAACTTAAACATTGATGAAAAGGAGTTGGAAAGGATGAAGGAAATGCATGTGAAGAAAATTGAGGAGAATAAACAACGAATGGCTGATGAGAAGTTATCAGAGTTGATAGCAGCAGAAGGGGTTTCTAAGAATAAGGAACTGTTAAAAAACAGTAAATACGGCAATTCATATGTATTTACACCTAAAATTATCGCAGGGGAATCTGAACCTATTTTTACTTGGGGAACAATTTCAAGCATCGAATCTATACCACCAACCCCTATAGTTGGTTCAGACAATAAAAGTGGACCTGATGATCTAACATCTTCAGATACTGtcaaaaatataattaaaagtGATAAAAGTTTAAAGGATGGGAAGGAGTTTAACATGCCAAAGCCTTTGGATCGGGAAGAAATAgcaaataaattatataagaAGCTAAAAACACCCAAAACACCAATGACCCCAGGAACACCTTTTACCCCAAGAACACCTCTAATTGTCCAGAGACTAATTGCCAAACACACTAAAAACGTCGATGTTCAACTTAGAGATGCTTATTCTATTCGTAAATACAAGTCCTCCAAAGCATCTTCAATCTCATCacataaataa
- a CDS encoding uncharacterized protein (Tap349e08.q2ks7.C.cand.76 - score = 31.76), whose protein sequence is MINSFNYDPSKPICENDHVMLIDHIKRCFVVKVERNKLVKICKDKFNIGTLIGLNYGQIFTKIDNEWIKVNRNDESFKSYWSLVEQDSDDSESLESPISSDNRTFLDLNSSQKLSADDINKMKKDINPSELISKIVQNSETFQARNQFSKEKYIKRKEFRYLRFESLAMMLHLANPQFDDKVIVFDHSLGLITGALAQRLQGTGKIYRLVTRGVSDKIVHELGVNHFDNIISVDFDQVMAYSDGSKVQLNSNSHDNTNTVDNIEEHNSSELELESSNSTEEELEVKSKKRKKETIPGIYPLTKITESELENVNLVIGNVSFNKCNKDNSLVDTYTISLMEIANKFLRNDGRLIVFGQHFQPLSHCYSVLTSSTQYINVKLDETFIREYQVFKGFNFITLGQTDVYSSFNWEIPALLWLHFIRH, encoded by the exons ATGATTAATAGTTTTAATTATGATCCTTCCAAACCAATTTGTGAGAATGATCACGTTATGCTAATAGATCACATTAAAAGATGCTTCGTGGTAAAGGTTGAGAGAAACAA GCTtgtaaaaatatgtaaGGATAAGTTTAATATCGGGACATTAATTGGACTAAATTATGGCCAAATTTTCACCAAAATTGATAACGAGTGGATTAAAGTTAATAGAAATGATGAAAGCTTCAAGAGTTACTGGAGTTTGGTGGAACAGGATTCTGACGATTCTGAGTCTTTAGAATCTCCAATTTCAAGTGACAATCGCACCTTTTTAGACCTAAACTCATCTCAGAAACTCAGTGCAGATGATATAAATAAGATGAAAAAAG ATATAAATCCTTCGGAGCTAATAAGTAAAATCGTCCAAAATTCTGAAACCTTTCAAGCCAGAAACCAGTTTTCTAAAgagaaatatataaaacgGAAAGAGTTCAG GTACTTGAGATTTGAATCTTTGGCAATGATGTTACACCTGGCCAATCCACAATTCGATGATAAAGTGATTGTTTTCGACCACTCACTTGGTCTCATCACTGGAGCTCTTGCTCAAAGACTTCAAG GTACTGGTAAGATATATCGCTTAGTTACTAGAGGCGTTTCTGATAAAATTGTGCATGAACTTGGCGTTAACCATTTTGATAACATTATTTCCGTCGATTTCGATCAAGTTATGGCATATTCCGACGGTTCCAAAGTACAACTTAATTCCAACAGTCATGACAACACGAATACTGTGGATAATATAGAAGAACATAATTCATCTGAGTTGGAGTTGGAATCGTCAAACAGCACTGAAGAGGAGCTAGAAGTAAAGAGTAAAAAAAGGAAAAAGGAAACAATTCCAGGAATTTACCCATTAACCAAGATAACAGAATCTGAACTTGAAAATGTAAACCTTGTGATTGGAAATGTGTCATTTAACAAGTGTAATAAAGATAACTCACTTGTTGATACTTACACCATTTCCTTGATGGAAATTGCCAACAAGTTCTTAAGAAATG ATGGAAGATTAATTGTTTTCGGCCAACATTTTCAACCTTTATCCCACTGTTACTCAGTTTTGACCAGTTCAACTCAGTACATTAATGTAAAGCTGGATGAAACTTTTATTAGGGAATATCAAGTATTCAAAGgattcaattttattactttaGGTCAAACCGATGTGTACTCATCCTTTAATTGGGAAATACCGGCCTTGTTGTGGCTTCATTTTATCCGCCATTAA